A genomic window from Silene latifolia isolate original U9 population chromosome Y, ASM4854445v1, whole genome shotgun sequence includes:
- the LOC141632905 gene encoding protein FAR1-RELATED SEQUENCE 1-like, with the protein MAHCKDLRMGGIMRTTQRSESENSFFKRFEARNGTLVEFWMRFESALDQQRHNQKRLDNENRHSNPKLCSKLAIESDGAKIYTHDIFEEFQEELKNAIGGFSCKGFLELNNLEVTTLKDSLGGRNFDVQYNPGTFEASCSCKLFERKGLLCRHIIWIYSGNGVKKIPESAIARRWTKDALRSGHNSTGECTDDMDIVDSKQLQMTKLWSEIHETIGVLVDKEKEDVEGLTNLIREFREKLTPVGEKLNKQQQMEKLLGCKASKEISILPPKYSKNKGSGKRILSSKAKAIAIARCQTHVQ; encoded by the exons ATGGCGCACTGTAAGGACTTGAGAATGGGTGGTATTATGAGGACGACACAGCGGTCGGAAAGTGAAAACAGTTTTTTCAAGAGGTTTGAGGCGAGAAATGGTACtcttgttgagttttggatgcgctTTGAAAGTGCTTTGGACCAACAAAGACACAACCAAAAGAGGCTTGATAACGAAAACCGTCACTCAAACCCAAAGTTATGCAGTAAGTTGGCAATAGAGAGTGATGGTGCGAAGATTTACACACATGATATTTTCGAGGAGTTTCAAGAGGAGTTAAAAAATGCAATTGGTGGATTTAGTTGCAAGGGTTTCTTGGAGTTGAACAACTTAGAGGTTACTACCTTGAAGGATTCATTGGGAGGCCGTAATTTTGATGTTCAGTATAACCCAG GGACTTTTGAGGCGAGTTGTTCCTGTAAACTTTTTGAGAGGAAGGGACTACTCTGCAGGCACATAATTTGGATTTATTCCGGTAATGGGGTTAAAAAAATTCCGGAATCTGCAATTGCTAGGAGATGGACAAAGGATGCATTGCGGAGTGGACACAATAGTACAGGGGAGTGTacagatgacatggatattgTAGACAGTAAGCAACTTCAGATGACAAAATTGTGGTCGGAAATTCACGAAACAATTGGGGTGCTTGTTGATAAGGAAAAGGAGGACGTTGAAGGTCTTACTAATTTAATAAGGGAATTTAGAGAGAAGCTGACACCGGTAGGTGAGAAGTTGAATAAACAACAGCAAATGGAGAAATTGCTTGGTTGTAAAGCAAGTAAGGAGATTTCTATACTGCCACCTAAATATTCCAAAAACAAAGGGAGTGGAAAAAGGATTTTGTCTAGTAAGGCGAAGGCCATTGCAATTGCCCGATGTCAAACGCATGTGCAATAA